In one Culex quinquefasciatus strain JHB chromosome 2, VPISU_Cqui_1.0_pri_paternal, whole genome shotgun sequence genomic region, the following are encoded:
- the LOC6045156 gene encoding protein ref(2)P has translation MVFPDALKITILRENGEQENFLMSVNRHREVCHSFDNLRNEIVARHPELLQLDEVKFFWIDDEKDEITILNHADYFDYMDSNIGATASQKRRIYVKGVRKPAKPTQESQEESSSAEEPAAVPLRVGFVDATDTVQPDMPIHTNIVCDVCDETIRGHRYKCLQCFNYDLCMRCEAKFRHKDHLAVRIPTPEQGQRSGFRLFERLRNYAADFGAGQSQSQSAAEGTSGGGANDYENSKRTKRHHCRHGKDREESKERREEKERKERKHRRGRSFKDVHEEFVRHAPGTGSAGCHWRRSGGLGPQITQLLNKVIDPANIEAAFLSADAAAAAAAAAAESASEAARASMANCPLFAAASATATSSATAADVEMSAPEATPATASTSEEPQARQAAPSADQENEIPAVPIPDLSWLAPTAERINKINQTFSRILDPLGMNIEIRSNGSTPKQTQTPTEEKQDKTTETASTPTTSTPSQTTPAAATSTKSTEMDPVVALEKQLGAALLADPLVKNDKNLEKKLKAALADTDEEDGTSSVSSVSLLSDNEEATENTERRWTLVDIPDKDGDQPLVQPSTSSTQTTPATPPSVPEVPSASSARNVPVKPIDYEQLGIALKQHLEAEKQAAKPSSSSTSPPASKEASPSPKAAIPLPAPQPAVVVPPVATSTFSHRPHVNHAVHAMMAMGFSNEGGWLTQLLDSVNGDIPRALDLLTPHKINP, from the exons ACGACGAAAAGGACGAAATCACCATCCTGAACCATGCCGACTACTTCGACTACATGGACTCGAACATCGGCGCGACGGCCTCCCAGAAGCGCCGTATCTACGTCAAGGGCGTCCGCAAGCCGGCAAAGCCgacccaagaatcccaagaggAGTCCTCCTCGGCAGAAGAACCGGCCGCCGTCCCGCTCCGGGTGGGCTTCGTCGACGCCACCGACACCGTCCAGCCGGACATGCCGATCCACACGAACATCGTGTGCGACGTGTGCGACGAGACGATCCGGGGCCACCGGTACAAGTGTCTGCAGTGCTTCAACTACGACCTGTGCATGCGGTGCGAGGCCAAGTTCCGCCACAAGGACCACCTGGCGGTGCGCATTCCGACGCCGGAGCAGGGCCAACGGTCCGGCTTTCGGCTGTTTGAGCGGCTGCGCAACTACGCGGCCGACTTTGGAGCGGGCCAGTCGCAGTCGCAGTCCGCGGCGGAGGGCACAAGTGGTGGTGGGGCGAATGATTATGAAAACTCGAAGCGCACCAAGCGGCATCACTGCAGACATGG CAAAGACCGCGAGGAGTCCAAGGAGCGCCGCGAGGAGAAGGAACGCAAGGAGCGCAAACATCGCCGCGGCCGTTCGTTTAAGGATGTGCACGAAGAGTTCGTGCGTCACGCCCCGGGCACCGGTTCTGCCGGGTGCCACTGGCGCCGCTCCGGCGGACTTGGCCCGCAGATTACCCAGCTGCTGAACAAGGTCATCGACCCGGCCAACATCGAGGCGGCGTTCCTGTCGGCTGATGCCGCCGCGGCAGCTGCTGCGGCCGCCGCCGAGTCCGCCTCGGAAGCGGCACGCGCCAGCATGGCCAACTGCCCGCTGTTTGCGGCCGCTTCTGCTACGGCCACGTCGTCAGCAACGGCGGCTGACGTTGAAATGAGCGCTCCGGAAGCGACCCCGGCCACGGCTTCGACAAGCGAGGAACCACAAGCGAGACAGGCCGCTCCCAGCGCCGATCAGGAGAACGAAATCCCCGCCGTACCGATTCCCGATCTGTCCTGGCTCGCCCCGACCGCAGAGCGCATCAACAAGATCAACCAGACCTTTTCGCGAATCCTAGACCCGTTGGGCATGAACATTGAGATTCGCTCGAACGGCTCGACGCCGAAGCAAACTCAAACTCCAACGGAGGAAAAGCAGGACAAAACCACTGAAACGGCCAGCACGCCGACCACGAGCACGCCCAGCCAGACCACGCCGGCCGCCGCAACCAGCACCAAATCAACGGAAATGGACCCCGTTGTTGCGTTGGAGAAGCAACTCGGAGCCGCTCTGCTGGCCGACCCGCTCGTGAAGAACGATAAGAACCTGGAGAAGAAGCTAAAGGCCGCACTTGCCGACACAGACGAGGAGGACGGAACGTCCTCCGTTAGCAGCGTCTCACTGCTCAGTGACAACGAGGAAGCAACCGAGAACACCGAACGCCGCTGGACCCTGGTGGACATCCCGGACAAGGACGGCGATCAACCCCTGGTCCAGCCATCAACTTCGTCCACACAAACAACCCCGGCCACCCCGCCCTCGGTCCCAGAAGTCCCCTCCGCATCATCAGCCCGCAACGTCCCCGTCAAACCGATCGACTACGAGCAGCTTGGAATCGCCCTGAAGCAGCACCTGGAAGCGGAGAAGCAAGCGGCCAAGCCATCGTCCTCTTCAACCTCGCCACCAGCCTCAAAGGAGGCCTCCCCGTCGCCGAAGGCGGCAATCCCACTGCCGGCACCCCAGCCAGCAGTCGTGGTCCCACCGGTTGCCACGAGTACCTTCTCGCACC GACCCCACGTGAACCACGCCGTGCACGCGATGATGGCGATGGGCTTCAGCAACGAAGGAGGATGGCTCACCCAGCTGCTCGATTCGGTCAACGGGGACATCCCCCGTGCGCTGGATCTGCTGACGCCGCACAAGATTAACCCTTGA